A genomic segment from Pseudomonas sp. S09G 359 encodes:
- the cyoB gene encoding cytochrome o ubiquinol oxidase subunit I, with protein MFGKLSWDAVPFHEPIVMVTIAMIALGGLGLFAAITYFKKWTYLWTEWLTSVDHKKIGVMYVIVAMVMLLRGFADAIMMRTQLAMATEGSPGYLPPEHYDQIFTAHGVIMIIFMAMPFFTGLMNLALPLQIGARDVAYPFLNSLSFWLLVSGVVLINVSLGVGEFAKTGWVAYPPLSGIQYSPGVGVDYYIWALQLSGLGTTLTGVNFLATVLKMRAPGMKLMDMPIFTWTCTWANVLIVASFPILAATMALLSLDRYLDFHIFTNELGGNPMMYVNLFWAWGHPEVYILILPAFGIFSEVISTFTGKRLFGHHSMVYASGAISVLGFMVWLHHFFTMGSGASVNAFFGLATMLISIPTGVKLFNWLFTIYHGRLRITSQVLWTLGFMVTFAIGGMTGVLLAIPGADFVLHNSLFVIAHFHNVIIGGAVFGYIAGFSFYFPKAFGFKLHEGWGKAAFWFWISGFFVAFMPLYALGFMGMTRRLNATTNPEWVPYLYVAMFGAVMIAVGIACQLIQLYVSIRDRKQNACDSGDPWNGHTLEWSTSSPPPFYNFAVIPTANTIDAFTEAKEDGTAYQRPKHYEPIHMPNNTATGVVMGALLTVFGFAMIWHIWWLAIVSLVGTIGYFIVHAARDDQGYMVPVETIERIEAEQHARLVAEKKIPANRVETSLEQA; from the coding sequence ATGTTTGGTAAATTAAGTTGGGATGCGGTCCCGTTCCACGAGCCGATCGTGATGGTGACCATCGCCATGATTGCGCTGGGTGGCCTGGGCCTCTTTGCGGCAATCACGTATTTCAAGAAATGGACCTACCTGTGGACCGAGTGGCTGACGTCTGTCGACCACAAGAAAATCGGTGTCATGTACGTCATCGTTGCCATGGTCATGCTGCTGCGTGGTTTTGCCGACGCCATCATGATGCGTACCCAGTTGGCCATGGCCACCGAGGGTTCGCCTGGCTACCTGCCGCCTGAACACTATGACCAGATCTTCACCGCCCACGGTGTGATCATGATCATCTTCATGGCGATGCCATTCTTCACCGGCTTGATGAACCTTGCCTTGCCGCTGCAGATCGGTGCGCGTGACGTTGCCTACCCGTTCCTGAACTCCCTGAGCTTCTGGCTGCTGGTATCCGGTGTGGTGCTGATCAACGTGTCCCTGGGCGTCGGCGAATTCGCCAAGACCGGTTGGGTTGCGTATCCGCCACTGTCGGGCATTCAGTACAGCCCTGGCGTGGGTGTGGACTACTACATCTGGGCCCTACAGTTATCAGGACTCGGTACGACGCTGACGGGGGTCAACTTCCTGGCCACCGTGCTGAAAATGCGCGCCCCTGGCATGAAACTGATGGACATGCCGATCTTCACCTGGACCTGCACCTGGGCCAACGTCCTGATCGTGGCTTCGTTCCCGATCCTGGCCGCTACCATGGCGCTGCTGTCGCTTGACCGTTACCTGGATTTCCACATTTTCACCAATGAACTTGGTGGCAATCCAATGATGTACGTGAACCTGTTCTGGGCATGGGGTCACCCTGAGGTGTACATCCTGATCCTGCCAGCGTTCGGTATTTTCTCCGAAGTGATCTCGACCTTTACCGGCAAGCGCCTGTTCGGTCACCACTCGATGGTCTACGCCTCCGGCGCGATCTCGGTACTGGGCTTCATGGTTTGGCTGCACCACTTCTTCACCATGGGCTCGGGGGCCAGCGTCAACGCCTTCTTCGGCCTGGCGACGATGCTGATTTCCATCCCGACGGGGGTGAAGCTATTCAACTGGCTATTCACCATCTACCACGGCCGTCTGCGTATCACCAGCCAGGTTCTGTGGACCCTGGGCTTCATGGTGACCTTCGCCATCGGCGGCATGACTGGCGTACTGCTGGCCATCCCGGGTGCTGACTTCGTACTGCACAACAGCCTGTTCGTGATCGCTCACTTCCACAACGTGATCATCGGTGGTGCTGTATTCGGTTACATCGCTGGTTTCAGCTTCTACTTCCCGAAAGCGTTCGGCTTCAAGCTGCACGAAGGTTGGGGCAAGGCTGCATTCTGGTTCTGGATCTCGGGCTTCTTCGTCGCGTTCATGCCGCTCTATGCACTGGGCTTCATGGGCATGACCCGTCGTCTGAACGCCACTACCAACCCTGAGTGGGTGCCGTACCTGTACGTCGCCATGTTCGGTGCGGTGATGATTGCTGTCGGCATCGCCTGCCAGTTGATCCAGCTGTACGTGAGTATCCGTGACCGTAAGCAGAACGCTTGCGACTCCGGCGACCCATGGAATGGCCACACCCTGGAATGGTCGACTTCGTCGCCACCGCCGTTCTACAACTTCGCCGTGATCCCTACTGCGAACACCATTGATGCGTTCACCGAAGCCAAGGAAGACGGTACTGCGTACCAGCGTCCTAAGCACTACGAGCCGATCCACATGCCGAACAACACCGCCACTGGCGTGGTGATGGGCGCGCTGTTGACCGTGTTCGGTTTCGCGATGATCTGGCACATCTGGTGGCTGGCAATCGTGAGCCTGGTGGGCACCATCGGCTACTTCATTGTCCACGCAGCACGTGATGATCAAGGCTACATGGTGCCGGTCGAAACGATCGAGCGCATCGAAGCCGAGCAGCACGCTCGCCTGGTCGCCGAGAAGAAAATCCCGGCCAACCGTGTAGAAACCTCGTTGGAACAGGCTTAA
- the cyoA gene encoding ubiquinol oxidase subunit II has translation MSKNRYPRLLGFLPLLGMMLMLGGCKWTLLDPKGQVGLDQRNLIITATLLMLLVVVPVIIMTFAFAWKYRASNTSATYAPKWSHSTKIEIAVWLVPILIIIALGYITYKSTHELDPYRPLESDVKPINIEVVALDWKWLFIYPDLGIATVNEIKFPENTPLNFRITSDAVMNSFFIPALGGQIYAMAGMQTRLHLIANEKAEMEGISANYSGAGFTGMKFKAISTSQEDFNAWVAEVKAAPKQLDQAEYDALTKPSQNNPVALYSTYEPNLFQKIVDKYEGMKPGKPVKHEKKEVAAVEGSDTGSHSTAGAEE, from the coding sequence ATGAGTAAAAACAGGTACCCCCGATTACTAGGCTTTTTGCCGCTGCTTGGCATGATGTTAATGCTGGGAGGCTGCAAGTGGACCTTGCTCGACCCAAAAGGTCAGGTCGGTCTGGATCAACGAAACCTGATCATCACCGCCACCCTGCTGATGTTGTTGGTCGTGGTGCCTGTGATCATCATGACCTTCGCCTTCGCCTGGAAATACCGCGCGTCGAACACCAGCGCTACCTACGCGCCTAAGTGGTCGCACTCCACCAAGATCGAAATCGCGGTGTGGCTGGTTCCGATCCTCATCATCATCGCCTTGGGTTACATCACCTATAAGTCGACCCACGAGCTGGACCCGTACCGTCCGCTGGAGTCCGACGTCAAGCCGATCAATATCGAAGTGGTCGCGCTGGACTGGAAGTGGCTGTTCATCTACCCGGACCTGGGTATCGCCACTGTGAACGAGATCAAGTTCCCGGAGAACACCCCGCTGAACTTCCGGATCACTTCCGACGCCGTGATGAACTCGTTCTTCATCCCCGCACTGGGCGGCCAGATCTACGCGATGGCAGGCATGCAGACCCGCCTGCACCTGATCGCCAACGAAAAAGCTGAAATGGAAGGCATCTCCGCTAATTACAGCGGCGCTGGCTTCACCGGCATGAAATTCAAAGCGATCTCGACGAGCCAGGAAGATTTCAACGCCTGGGTAGCCGAAGTCAAGGCCGCACCTAAACAGCTTGATCAAGCTGAATACGACGCCCTGACCAAACCAAGCCAGAACAACCCAGTCGCCCTGTACTCCACGTATGAGCCGAACCTGTTTCAGAAAATCGTCGACAAGTACGAAGGTATGAAGCCAGGCAAGCCGGTCAAGCACGAGAAGAAAGAAGTGGCCGCGGTTGAAGGTTCTGACACGGGCTCGCATTCAACTGCTGGGGCAGAGGAGTAA
- a CDS encoding disulfide bond formation protein B, translating into MSDELRLGRERRFLVLLGIICLALIGGALYMQVVLGEAPCPLCILQRYALLLIAVFAFIGAAMRTKGAVTLFEGLVILSALGGVAAAGHHVYTQFFPQVSCGVDVLQPIVDELPLAKVFPLGFQVDGFCSTPYPPVLGLSLAQWALVAFVLTVILVPLGIYRNRQRKA; encoded by the coding sequence ATGAGTGACGAATTGCGTTTAGGCAGGGAGCGACGCTTTCTGGTGTTGCTGGGCATCATCTGCCTGGCGCTGATCGGTGGTGCGCTGTATATGCAGGTGGTGTTGGGCGAGGCGCCGTGCCCGCTGTGCATCCTGCAGCGCTATGCGTTGCTGTTGATCGCGGTCTTCGCGTTCATCGGTGCCGCGATGCGCACCAAGGGCGCCGTCACCCTGTTTGAAGGGCTGGTGATCCTCAGTGCCCTCGGTGGCGTGGCTGCGGCCGGCCATCATGTGTACACCCAGTTTTTCCCCCAGGTCAGTTGCGGCGTCGACGTGCTGCAACCGATCGTCGATGAGCTGCCCCTGGCCAAGGTGTTCCCGCTGGGATTCCAGGTCGACGGTTTCTGCAGCACCCCCTACCCACCGGTGCTTGGCCTGTCGCTGGCGCAATGGGCGCTGGTCGCGTTTGTGCTGACGGTGATCCTGGTGCCGCTGGGCATCTATCGGAATCGCCAACGCAAGGCCTGA
- the hmpA gene encoding NO-inducible flavohemoprotein, which yields MLSAQDRAIVKSTVPLLESGGEALITHFYRMMLSEYPEVRPLFNQAHQASGDQPRALANGVLMYARHIDQLDQLGDLVAKIINKHVALQILPEHYPIVGACLLRAISEVLGSEIATPEVMSAWGAAYGQLADILIGAEKAIYDEKAQAPGGWRGARSFKVVKRVEESAEIVSFYFAPVDNGQILAAAPGQYIGMKLVLDGEEVRRNYSLSALTDAGQYRISVKREAGGRVSNYLHDQLHVGATIDLFTPSGEFTLAASDKPLVLISGGVGITPTLPMLEAALATKRPVHFIHCARNGGVHAFRDWVDGLAAQHPQLKRFYCYAEDDGVSPTADKVGLLNQEQLAAWLPEQRDIDAYFLGPKGFMAAIKRHLKALGVPEKQARYEFFGPAAALE from the coding sequence ATGCTTAGTGCCCAAGACCGTGCCATCGTCAAATCCACCGTGCCCCTGCTGGAAAGCGGCGGCGAAGCGCTGATCACGCATTTCTACCGCATGATGCTGTCCGAGTACCCTGAGGTTCGCCCGCTGTTCAACCAGGCCCACCAGGCCAGCGGTGACCAACCTCGCGCCTTGGCCAATGGCGTATTGATGTACGCGCGGCATATCGACCAGCTCGACCAATTAGGCGACCTGGTGGCGAAGATCATCAACAAGCATGTGGCCTTGCAGATTTTGCCGGAACACTACCCGATCGTGGGCGCGTGCCTGCTGCGGGCGATTTCTGAAGTGCTGGGCAGCGAGATTGCCACCCCCGAGGTGATGAGCGCCTGGGGTGCGGCCTATGGCCAGTTGGCGGATATCCTGATCGGCGCCGAAAAAGCCATCTACGACGAAAAGGCCCAGGCCCCCGGTGGCTGGCGCGGTGCGCGGTCGTTCAAGGTGGTCAAGCGCGTGGAGGAGAGCGCCGAGATCGTCTCCTTTTACTTCGCCCCTGTGGATAACGGCCAGATCCTCGCTGCCGCGCCCGGCCAGTACATCGGCATGAAGCTGGTGCTGGATGGCGAAGAAGTGCGCCGCAACTACTCGTTGTCGGCGCTGACCGATGCGGGCCAGTACCGCATCAGCGTCAAGCGCGAAGCCGGTGGGCGGGTGTCCAACTACCTGCATGACCAACTGCATGTCGGCGCGACCATTGACCTGTTTACTCCATCGGGCGAGTTCACCCTGGCGGCCAGCGATAAGCCATTGGTGCTGATCAGCGGCGGCGTCGGCATCACCCCGACCTTGCCGATGCTCGAGGCGGCACTGGCGACAAAACGCCCGGTGCATTTTATCCATTGCGCGCGTAACGGCGGGGTGCATGCGTTCCGCGACTGGGTGGATGGCCTGGCGGCGCAGCATCCGCAGCTCAAGCGCTTTTACTGCTATGCCGAGGATGACGGCGTGAGCCCGACGGCGGACAAGGTTGGCCTGCTGAATCAGGAGCAACTGGCCGCCTGGTTGCCCGAGCAGCGCGACATCGATGCCTACTTCCTGGGGCCTAAAGGCTTCATGGCTGCCATCAAGCGCCACCTCAAGGCCTTGGGTGTACCGGAGAAACAGGCGCGCTATGAATTCTTCGGCCCGGCTGCGGCCTTGGAATAA
- the norR gene encoding nitric oxide reductase transcriptional regulator NorR, whose protein sequence is MTAQSLLTTLLPLVADLSRDLPEGERYRRLLQAMRALLPCDAAALLRLDGDWLVPLAVDGLSADTLGRRFKVSEHPRFAVLLSSPGPTRFDTDSELPDPYDGLVDGLHGHLEVHDCMGCPLFVDDQPWGLLTLDALDTERFERVELDALQAFASLAAATVNAAERIERLALRAEDEHQRAEIYRQASGQQHKEMIGQSKSHKRLVEEIKLVGGSDLTVLITGETGVGKELVAQAIHAASHRADKPLISLNCAALPETLVESELFGHVRGAFTGALNERRGKFELANGGTLFLDEVGELSLTVQAKLLRVLQSGQLQRLGSDKEHQVDVRLIAATNRDLADEVRNGRYRADFYHRLSVYPLQVPALRERGRDVLLLAGFFLEQNRSRMGLGSLRLTGDAQAALLAYNWPGNVRELEHLIGRSALKALGNCRERPKILSLSALDLDLPDVSAPAFEEAPQVPLAVTGDLRQATEHYQRQVINACLERHQHNWASAARELGLDRANLGRMAKRLGLK, encoded by the coding sequence ATGACTGCGCAATCACTGCTCACTACCCTGCTGCCGCTGGTCGCCGACCTGTCCCGCGACCTGCCCGAAGGCGAGCGTTACCGCCGCCTGCTGCAAGCCATGCGCGCCCTGCTACCGTGCGACGCCGCCGCGTTGTTGCGCCTGGACGGCGACTGGCTGGTGCCGCTGGCGGTCGACGGCTTGAGCGCCGACACCCTGGGCCGACGCTTCAAGGTCAGCGAGCATCCGCGCTTCGCCGTGTTGCTCAGCAGCCCCGGCCCGACGCGCTTCGACACTGACAGCGAGTTGCCCGACCCGTACGACGGCCTCGTCGATGGCCTGCATGGCCACCTGGAAGTGCACGACTGCATGGGCTGCCCGCTGTTCGTCGACGACCAGCCCTGGGGCCTGCTGACCCTGGACGCGCTCGACACCGAACGCTTCGAACGCGTGGAACTGGATGCCTTGCAAGCCTTCGCCAGCCTCGCGGCCGCCACCGTCAACGCGGCCGAACGCATCGAACGCCTGGCCTTGCGCGCCGAAGACGAACACCAGCGCGCTGAAATCTACCGCCAGGCCAGCGGCCAGCAGCACAAGGAAATGATCGGCCAGAGCAAAAGCCACAAGCGCCTGGTGGAGGAAATCAAACTGGTGGGCGGCAGCGACCTGACCGTGCTGATCACCGGCGAAACCGGGGTGGGCAAAGAGCTGGTAGCCCAGGCGATCCACGCCGCCTCCCACCGCGCAGACAAACCGCTGATCAGCCTCAACTGCGCCGCCCTCCCGGAAACCCTGGTGGAAAGCGAGCTGTTCGGGCATGTGCGCGGTGCCTTTACCGGCGCGCTGAACGAGCGCCGCGGCAAGTTCGAGTTGGCCAATGGCGGCACCTTGTTCCTCGATGAAGTGGGCGAGCTGTCGTTGACGGTGCAAGCCAAGCTGCTGCGCGTACTGCAAAGCGGCCAGTTGCAGCGCCTGGGCTCGGACAAGGAACACCAGGTGGATGTGCGCCTGATCGCCGCCACTAACCGCGACCTGGCCGACGAGGTGCGCAACGGCCGCTACCGCGCCGACTTCTACCACCGCCTCAGCGTGTACCCGCTGCAAGTGCCGGCGCTGCGCGAGCGCGGGCGCGATGTGTTGCTGCTGGCCGGGTTTTTCCTCGAACAGAACCGCTCACGCATGGGCCTGGGCAGCCTGCGCCTGACAGGCGATGCCCAGGCGGCGCTGCTGGCCTATAACTGGCCAGGCAATGTGCGAGAGCTGGAGCATTTGATCGGGCGCAGCGCATTGAAAGCCCTGGGCAACTGCCGCGAGCGGCCGAAGATTCTGAGCCTGAGTGCCCTCGACCTGGACCTGCCCGACGTCAGCGCGCCGGCCTTCGAAGAGGCGCCGCAGGTACCCCTCGCGGTGACCGGTGACCTGCGCCAGGCCACCGAGCACTACCAGCGCCAAGTGATCAACGCCTGCCTGGAACGCCACCAGCACAACTGGGCCAGCGCCGCCCGCGAACTGGGCCTGGACCGCGCCAACCTGGGCCGCATGGCCAAGCGCCTGGGCCTAAAATAG
- a CDS encoding DMT family transporter, translating into MNLSLYLLTVLIWGTTWIALKWQLGVVAIPVSIVYRFGLAALVLFALLLLSRKLQVMNRRGHLICLAQGLCLFCVNFMCFLTASQWIPSGLVAVVFSTATLWNAFNARVFFGQRVARNVLMGGGLGLLGLGLLFWPELVGHTASPQTLLGLGLALLGTMCFSAGNMLSSLQQKAGLRPLTTNAWGMAYGSLMLATYCVLRGIPFEMDWSARYMGALWYLVIPGSVIGFTAYLTLVGRMGPERAAYCTVLFPVVALNVSAFAEGYQWTAPALMGLVLVMAGNVLVFRKPKPVSPALKAQQI; encoded by the coding sequence ATGAACCTTTCCCTGTATTTACTCACCGTGCTGATCTGGGGCACCACCTGGATTGCGCTTAAATGGCAGTTGGGCGTGGTGGCGATTCCTGTGTCCATCGTCTATCGCTTCGGCCTCGCGGCGCTGGTGCTGTTTGCGTTGCTGCTGCTCAGCCGCAAGCTGCAGGTGATGAACCGGCGCGGGCACCTCATCTGCCTGGCCCAGGGCTTGTGCCTGTTTTGCGTGAACTTCATGTGCTTTCTCACGGCCAGCCAATGGATCCCCAGCGGCCTGGTGGCGGTGGTGTTTTCCACGGCCACGCTGTGGAATGCATTCAATGCTCGGGTGTTTTTCGGCCAGCGCGTGGCGCGCAATGTGTTGATGGGCGGCGGCCTTGGCCTGTTGGGGCTGGGGCTGTTGTTCTGGCCAGAGTTGGTGGGGCATACCGCCAGCCCGCAAACCTTGCTTGGCTTGGGCCTGGCGTTACTGGGAACCATGTGTTTTTCGGCCGGCAACATGCTCTCGAGCCTGCAGCAGAAGGCCGGGCTGCGGCCGCTGACCACCAATGCCTGGGGCATGGCCTATGGTTCGCTGATGCTGGCGACCTACTGTGTGCTGCGCGGTATTCCCTTTGAGATGGACTGGAGCGCGCGGTATATGGGCGCGCTGTGGTACCTGGTGATTCCGGGTTCGGTGATTGGCTTCACGGCCTACCTGACCTTGGTCGGGCGCATGGGCCCGGAGCGTGCGGCGTATTGCACGGTGCTGTTTCCGGTGGTGGCGTTGAATGTGTCGGCGTTTGCCGAGGGGTATCAGTGGACCGCGCCGGCGTTGATGGGGCTGGTGTTGGTGATGGCGGGGAATGTGTTGGTGTTTCGTAAGCCAAAACCTGTGAGCCCAGCCCTCAAGGCACAACAAATCTAA
- a CDS encoding helix-turn-helix domain-containing protein — MPDLESLQVFQALNRSPNARLEACAELGDGLSAALWSNHHDSQDYQAPSHHTLSCYIGGGTGTFRRDQPGTKGGPDKLCILPAEHQSAWVINGEIRLAHVYFSPEQFALGCVTLLDREPRTLALRESTFLEDASQARRFHQLIALNWQEPAERLLTSSLAHEMLSHTLLSQVGARDGLRLKGGLAAYQRRLLVDYIDQHLADPISLGQLASLCALSEYHFARMFRQSFGLPPHQFLLARRLTRAQSLLRGGALPLGEIAWMCGFSSASHFTHRFRQAMGATPGEYRQAFL, encoded by the coding sequence ATGCCTGATCTGGAATCCCTGCAAGTCTTTCAAGCCCTTAACCGCTCACCCAACGCACGCCTGGAAGCCTGCGCCGAGCTCGGTGACGGCTTGTCTGCGGCCTTGTGGAGCAACCACCACGACTCCCAGGATTACCAGGCGCCCAGCCATCACACCCTGTCGTGCTATATCGGCGGCGGCACCGGCACGTTTCGCCGCGACCAACCGGGCACCAAGGGCGGCCCCGACAAACTCTGCATCCTGCCCGCCGAGCACCAGTCGGCATGGGTGATCAACGGTGAAATCCGTTTGGCCCACGTGTATTTCAGCCCGGAACAATTTGCCCTCGGGTGCGTCACCCTGCTCGACCGCGAGCCGCGCACGCTGGCGCTGCGCGAGAGCACCTTCCTCGAAGACGCCAGCCAGGCCCGGCGCTTTCACCAATTGATCGCCCTCAACTGGCAGGAGCCCGCCGAACGCTTGCTGACCAGCAGCCTGGCCCACGAAATGCTCAGCCACACCCTGCTCAGCCAGGTGGGTGCGCGTGATGGCCTGCGTTTAAAAGGCGGGCTGGCGGCGTACCAGCGGCGATTGTTGGTGGACTACATCGACCAGCACCTGGCAGACCCGATCAGCCTGGGGCAGTTGGCCAGCCTGTGCGCGCTGTCGGAATACCACTTTGCGCGGATGTTCCGCCAAAGCTTCGGCCTGCCGCCCCATCAGTTTTTGCTGGCGCGCCGCCTGACCCGCGCGCAAAGCCTGCTGCGCGGCGGCGCCCTGCCGCTCGGGGAAATCGCCTGGATGTGCGGGTTTTCCAGTGCCAGCCACTTCACCCATCGTTTCCGCCAGGCCATGGGCGCCACGCCCGGTGAATACCGCCAGGCCTTCCTCTAA
- a CDS encoding LuxR C-terminal-related transcriptional regulator — protein sequence MTAMTRCLDRPGFMPRLSAHHLLRPRLAEPLLAAPARVKLLCAPGGSGKSALLGECALQAPAGCQVYWLPLNGVALSPLDLCQRLAQNLGLPFTDEATLLLDLSRWQAPAWLFLDDFCRLPAPDTDALLDRLLTAGSPALTWWLGARRRPACNWPRLLLDDELLECGAELAFSPGEIQQLLSHAPGHSVDSVLQFSGGWCAGVRIAMLGDGHPDKTLLDYLQHELFSTLPPELAEAWHVLAHLPRFNAGLCEHLFGHGDGDQYLRDLQALGAFIQPWEDTDWLQVFPPVAQLLRDAPWVAKRSWHRRACQWFTAEQDWQAAFEQALLAEEYEVAVSLLQHFSFEDLFRQQNAALLLRLHEQHGDELMLGSAQLVGLLTAALLFAGRFEQAAQCIDQLARFAPQPTAALQRHLLARWQAQWGWLLHLGGEAERSRGHFLEALQALPDSAWTSRLMCLSGLTQQALLRGELDVAQSLNREALCLARAHGSLLLEALLELDHAQLLEQRGAPYRAQSLLENVQAMLLEQRLKLGPLVGRIALRRGHLALRQGHDALAGECFESGLALCLHSQDKRVLYGFLGLALLAANRGDYAQAFFQLREAERLMQQRQVPDTVYRAVLLLVSGHFWLQQGRAELTVEAMRRVLRHFRGPQAKQAPPATLELIPRLEYLLVLAEVKLGCAEQPVARLTALLESTHQRGMLCLETELHLVLGEVAWQLGDGALARRALQTGLDLAARCQVQQAVRELRLRSPGLLSELGMEPQASTPGAVENPLSQRELEVLQLIAVGNSNLEIADRLFISLHTVKTHARRIHSKLGVERRTQAVAKAKTLGLMV from the coding sequence ATGACCGCCATGACACGCTGCCTGGACCGTCCTGGATTCATGCCTCGGCTGTCCGCCCACCATCTGCTGCGCCCGCGCCTGGCCGAGCCTTTGCTGGCAGCGCCGGCCAGGGTCAAATTGCTTTGCGCGCCTGGCGGCAGCGGCAAGAGCGCCTTGCTCGGCGAGTGCGCGTTGCAGGCGCCGGCGGGTTGCCAGGTGTATTGGTTGCCGCTCAATGGCGTGGCCTTGAGCCCGCTCGACCTATGCCAGCGTCTCGCGCAAAACCTCGGGTTGCCGTTCACAGATGAAGCCACCTTGCTGCTCGACCTCAGCCGCTGGCAGGCCCCCGCGTGGCTATTCCTCGATGATTTCTGCCGCTTGCCCGCACCCGACACCGACGCCTTGCTCGACCGCCTGCTCACCGCCGGCAGCCCCGCGCTGACCTGGTGGCTGGGTGCGCGCCGGCGCCCGGCGTGCAACTGGCCGCGCCTGCTGCTGGACGATGAGTTGCTGGAATGTGGTGCCGAGCTGGCCTTCAGCCCTGGCGAAATCCAGCAACTGCTCAGCCATGCGCCTGGGCATTCGGTGGACAGCGTGCTGCAGTTCAGCGGCGGTTGGTGCGCCGGTGTGCGCATCGCCATGCTCGGCGATGGTCACCCCGACAAGACCTTGCTCGACTACCTGCAACACGAACTGTTCAGCACGCTGCCGCCCGAGCTGGCCGAGGCCTGGCACGTGTTGGCCCATCTGCCGCGATTTAATGCGGGGCTGTGCGAGCACCTGTTCGGCCATGGCGACGGCGACCAATACCTGCGCGACCTGCAGGCCCTCGGCGCGTTTATCCAACCGTGGGAAGACACCGACTGGCTGCAGGTGTTTCCACCCGTGGCCCAGCTGTTGCGTGATGCGCCGTGGGTGGCGAAACGCTCCTGGCATCGGCGCGCCTGCCAGTGGTTCACCGCCGAGCAGGACTGGCAGGCTGCGTTCGAGCAGGCGTTGTTGGCCGAAGAATATGAGGTGGCGGTCAGCCTGTTGCAGCACTTCAGTTTCGAGGACCTGTTTCGTCAGCAGAACGCCGCGCTGCTGCTACGCCTGCATGAGCAGCACGGTGATGAATTGATGCTCGGCTCGGCGCAACTGGTTGGGTTGCTCACGGCGGCACTGCTGTTTGCCGGACGCTTCGAGCAGGCCGCGCAGTGCATCGACCAGCTCGCGCGGTTCGCCCCGCAACCGACGGCGGCGTTGCAACGGCACCTGCTGGCGCGCTGGCAGGCGCAGTGGGGTTGGCTGCTGCACCTGGGCGGGGAGGCCGAACGTTCCCGCGGGCATTTTCTGGAAGCCCTGCAAGCCTTGCCCGACAGTGCCTGGACCTCGCGGCTGATGTGCCTGTCGGGGCTGACCCAGCAAGCCTTGCTACGCGGTGAGCTGGACGTGGCCCAAAGCCTGAACCGCGAAGCACTGTGCCTGGCGCGGGCCCATGGCTCGTTGCTGCTGGAGGCCTTGCTCGAACTGGACCATGCGCAATTGCTGGAGCAGCGGGGTGCGCCTTATCGGGCGCAAAGCCTGCTGGAAAATGTACAGGCGATGTTGCTTGAGCAGCGGCTCAAGCTCGGTCCACTGGTAGGCCGTATCGCTTTGCGGCGTGGGCATCTGGCATTGCGCCAGGGCCACGACGCCCTGGCCGGCGAATGCTTCGAAAGCGGCCTGGCCCTGTGCCTGCACAGCCAGGATAAGCGTGTGCTCTATGGCTTTCTCGGCCTGGCGCTGTTGGCCGCCAACCGCGGAGATTACGCCCAGGCGTTTTTCCAGTTGCGTGAAGCCGAGCGCCTGATGCAACAACGCCAGGTGCCGGACACCGTGTACCGCGCGGTGCTGCTGTTGGTCAGCGGGCATTTCTGGTTGCAGCAGGGGCGCGCCGAATTGACCGTGGAGGCGATGCGCCGCGTGCTTCGCCATTTCCGTGGGCCCCAGGCCAAGCAGGCACCGCCGGCCACCCTGGAGCTGATCCCGCGCCTTGAGTACCTGCTGGTGTTGGCGGAGGTCAAGCTGGGCTGCGCCGAGCAGCCGGTGGCACGGCTCACGGCGCTACTGGAAAGCACTCACCAGCGCGGCATGCTGTGCCTGGAAACCGAACTGCACCTGGTGCTCGGCGAAGTGGCCTGGCAGTTGGGCGACGGCGCCCTCGCGCGGCGTGCACTGCAAACCGGGTTGGACCTGGCTGCGCGCTGCCAGGTGCAGCAGGCGGTTCGCGAACTGCGTTTGCGCTCGCCGGGGTTGTTGAGTGAGCTGGGCATGGAGCCGCAGGCGAGCACGCCCGGCGCGGTGGAAAACCCGCTGAGCCAACGTGAACTGGAAGTGTTGCAACTGATCGCCGTGGGCAACTCCAACCTGGAAATCGCCGACCGGCTGTTTATCTCCCTGCACACCGTCAAGACCCACGCGCGACGCATCCACAGCAAGCTCGGCGTGGAGCGGCGCACCCAGGCGGTGGCCAAGGCCAAGACGTTGGGGTTGATGGTTTAG